One part of the Pseudoalteromonas aliena SW19 genome encodes these proteins:
- a CDS encoding DUF2959 domain-containing protein produces MKKQTLLSVSILALTLTLSGCQTAYYSAMEKVGIHKRDILIDRVEETKDSQQESQEEFKSALERLTTLIDFNGGELQDTYNQLNDDYESSLKAANEVSTNINKVEDVAEALFDEWSDELEQYKSASLKRESSKKLAATQRQFEQLLRSMRSAESKMEPVLTSLHDNVLYLKHNLNAQAVSAIKGEFTNLKRDIQVLMNDMNKSIEDSNKFIKQMNSVG; encoded by the coding sequence ATGAAAAAACAAACATTACTTAGTGTTTCCATTCTTGCACTAACACTTACTTTGTCAGGTTGCCAAACAGCTTATTACTCTGCGATGGAAAAAGTCGGTATTCACAAACGCGATATCCTTATTGACCGCGTAGAAGAAACCAAAGATTCGCAACAAGAGTCTCAAGAAGAATTTAAATCAGCACTTGAACGCTTAACTACTTTAATCGATTTTAATGGTGGCGAACTACAAGACACTTACAATCAGTTAAACGATGATTACGAGTCGAGTTTAAAAGCCGCCAACGAAGTATCAACTAACATCAATAAAGTAGAAGACGTAGCAGAAGCACTTTTTGATGAGTGGAGCGATGAGCTAGAGCAATACAAAAGCGCATCACTTAAACGTGAAAGCAGCAAAAAGCTAGCCGCTACTCAGCGTCAATTTGAACAGCTATTACGCTCAATGCGCAGCGCAGAGAGTAAAATGGAGCCAGTATTAACATCGCTTCATGATAACGTTTTATACTTAAAGCATAACTTAAACGCACAAGCGGTATCGGCTATTAAAGGCGAGTTCACTAATCTTAAGCGCGATATTCAAGTACTAATGAACGACATGAATAAATCGATTGAAGACTCGAACAAGTTTATCAAACAAATGAATAGCGTAGGCTAA
- a CDS encoding MBL fold metallo-hydrolase, with amino-acid sequence MKISTLTLLAISSLLTACGTANHIERIAGPNTVVPQHKDGKREGRYHNLYPGKKTYPISCENDCYPSNTHLQCEEGSENCQYIAEQVIPKLNTGYTVRWLGHAGFMISTPNGQQVVFDPVKEQFDSPVALGFKLAGGIYRKPGAWPNKQELENIDAVMYSHIHYDHFNKADIEEIGNKPRYLTPLGMADNFPTGGFNISEMAWYAKTSINDLVINAVPAHHFSARVLVPFIYEDNDKDLWNGWLLEQNGSTLFFAGDTGYSKHFRDIQTKYGDIDVCLMPIASYYSKDDPNWYRYVHTTPEDALTAAQELNCKVMIPWGYGNSSWKMGDHSSHSALLRLLHMYNKMDSKVPLYILNEGESVQL; translated from the coding sequence ATGAAAATAAGTACCTTAACTCTTCTAGCTATCTCTAGCTTACTGACCGCTTGCGGAACTGCTAATCACATAGAAAGAATCGCAGGGCCTAATACCGTCGTACCACAGCATAAAGATGGCAAGCGCGAAGGACGCTACCATAATCTATACCCAGGCAAAAAAACGTACCCTATTAGTTGTGAAAATGACTGCTATCCAAGCAATACTCATTTGCAATGCGAAGAAGGAAGTGAGAACTGCCAATATATTGCTGAGCAAGTAATTCCAAAATTAAATACCGGATACACTGTTCGCTGGCTTGGCCATGCAGGGTTTATGATCAGCACCCCCAACGGACAGCAAGTGGTATTTGATCCTGTAAAAGAGCAGTTCGATTCGCCAGTCGCACTTGGCTTTAAACTCGCAGGTGGTATTTATCGTAAACCAGGAGCTTGGCCAAACAAGCAAGAACTCGAAAATATTGACGCGGTAATGTATTCCCATATTCATTATGACCACTTTAACAAAGCCGATATAGAAGAAATAGGTAACAAACCACGTTACTTAACGCCACTGGGAATGGCTGATAACTTCCCAACAGGTGGATTTAATATTAGCGAAATGGCGTGGTATGCAAAAACGAGTATTAACGATTTAGTTATTAATGCCGTGCCAGCTCATCATTTTAGCGCTCGTGTATTGGTGCCTTTTATTTACGAAGATAACGATAAAGATCTGTGGAATGGCTGGCTGCTCGAACAAAACGGCAGCACCTTATTTTTTGCAGGCGATACGGGCTACTCAAAACACTTTAGAGATATACAAACAAAATATGGTGATATCGATGTGTGCTTAATGCCAATCGCTTCTTACTACAGTAAAGACGATCCTAACTGGTATCGTTACGTACACACCACCCCAGAAGACGCGTTAACCGCAGCGCAAGAGCTTAACTGCAAAGTAATGATACCTTGGGGATACGGTAACTCAAGCTGGAAGATGGGCGACCACAGCAGTCACTCTGCATTGCTGCGCTTATTGCATATGTACAATAAAATGGATTCAAAAGTACCGCTGTATATTTTAAATGAAGGTGAAAGTGTACAATTATAG
- a CDS encoding methylated-DNA--[protein]-cysteine S-methyltransferase: MWCCLSNIPYDEVFTYLDIAQMVNKPKGSLAVGGANGRNPMNLILPCNRVIGSNGALTGYAGGIERKLWLLTH, encoded by the coding sequence GTGTGGTGCTGCTTATCAAATATTCCATATGACGAGGTCTTCACGTATTTAGATATCGCTCAAATGGTGAATAAACCCAAGGGTTCACTAGCTGTTGGCGGCGCTAATGGCCGTAACCCTATGAACTTAATTTTACCGTGTAATAGAGTAATAGGCAGTAATGGAGCGCTCACTGGCTATGCAGGAGGAATTGAGCGTAAATTGTGGTTACTCACTCATTAA
- a CDS encoding fibronectin type III domain-containing protein, with protein sequence MIRPSSRLAKGLIGSLAFFSHHAFSADLPDMCATQGSSTSISDGVPICISNTNVAYLSLSGASSHDSIAISTAHGSGDLNLYVDQGRWPSTGPNSTAYKSLTADSNQECVIINNPSQHWLMIAISGERDNASIVVDFGATSCRNGDETPGTGGNSTGPLRAPNNLKGSPNGTSINLTWSDNSNNEDSFEIQRSSAGSSWQAIATIGSNSTSYTDTGLTENTTYYYTMFGQNSTNKSSWSNTVTVKTAQSDTTNPNSGTLDDICAIQAPTTETSLLDGVPVCVPASSQKHGFSVSTFNQNVTSIAFSTAHGLGNLTLAASANGWPRAGDDSIRSLHVGNTECVVLTQPKNGWNNVNLEGLFKGVSIVADFNATTCRVTPGPVDPGNDGYDYNSVHVLVYPIRFPDQDLEFTTAQINAEMQKTKAYFTEQSYGKFNFTWEIKSKITMPNNHDYYNYDKNKWNPGYKEQLVNAGVDPNFPGEGTIIMVTSPPVGTEASYFINSQAGPPLMEIYTYKAGTIAHEAGHALGLHHSMSIEGGNSILNGNSNDSVTNYGNVFGLMGMGAHSLEEMNLMYKGYFNNWITETDVPTVTTSGRYRIYTFNHGTAAGHNAPGAIGLKIKSGDGDKTYWVEYRTMQKSEINTAPNNQLRTPLLQNGILINLQNYMDENAAPWYNHNSLLLDSTPNSRSSSWALEDFNDAPLQINQTFIDPWNGFSIYPIETGGTLGTANAWIDVQITIN encoded by the coding sequence ATGATACGACCCTCATCAAGACTAGCTAAAGGACTTATTGGTTCTTTAGCCTTTTTTTCACATCATGCATTTAGTGCAGACTTGCCTGATATGTGTGCAACGCAAGGATCTTCGACCTCAATAAGTGATGGAGTACCCATTTGTATAAGCAATACCAATGTGGCCTATTTAAGCTTAAGTGGTGCCAGCTCGCATGATAGTATTGCAATTAGCACTGCACATGGTTCGGGAGATTTAAATCTATATGTAGATCAAGGGCGCTGGCCTAGTACAGGCCCTAATAGTACAGCCTACAAGTCATTAACGGCAGATTCAAACCAAGAATGCGTTATCATTAACAACCCCAGTCAACATTGGCTCATGATCGCAATATCAGGCGAGCGGGATAACGCGTCTATAGTTGTTGATTTTGGCGCTACTAGTTGTCGAAATGGTGATGAAACGCCTGGTACCGGAGGGAATAGCACGGGTCCTTTAAGGGCTCCCAATAATCTCAAAGGATCCCCAAATGGCACAAGCATTAATTTAACATGGAGTGATAATTCTAATAATGAGGATAGCTTTGAAATTCAACGCTCAAGTGCTGGATCTTCTTGGCAGGCAATTGCAACTATTGGTTCAAATAGTACCAGTTACACTGATACGGGTTTAACAGAAAATACGACTTATTATTACACTATGTTTGGGCAAAACAGTACCAATAAGTCAAGCTGGAGTAATACGGTTACTGTTAAAACAGCTCAATCAGATACGACCAATCCAAACTCGGGTACATTAGATGATATCTGTGCCATACAAGCGCCAACAACAGAAACATCACTATTGGATGGTGTTCCCGTATGTGTGCCGGCTTCTTCACAAAAACATGGTTTCAGTGTTTCGACATTTAATCAAAATGTAACAAGTATTGCTTTTAGTACTGCGCATGGCTTGGGTAACTTAACATTAGCAGCAAGTGCTAATGGTTGGCCAAGAGCTGGAGATGACAGTATTAGATCCTTGCATGTGGGTAATACTGAGTGCGTAGTACTAACACAGCCTAAAAATGGTTGGAATAATGTTAACTTAGAAGGGTTATTTAAAGGCGTAAGTATTGTTGCTGATTTTAATGCAACTACTTGTCGAGTTACACCTGGGCCCGTAGATCCAGGAAATGATGGCTATGATTACAACAGTGTTCATGTACTCGTCTACCCAATCAGATTTCCAGATCAAGATTTAGAGTTTACTACAGCTCAAATTAACGCTGAGATGCAGAAGACCAAGGCGTATTTTACTGAGCAATCTTATGGGAAATTTAATTTCACATGGGAAATAAAGTCAAAGATCACCATGCCTAATAACCATGATTACTACAATTATGATAAAAATAAATGGAATCCAGGATACAAAGAGCAGTTAGTGAATGCGGGTGTTGATCCTAATTTCCCAGGTGAAGGTACGATTATAATGGTGACGTCACCACCAGTTGGGACTGAAGCGAGCTATTTTATTAACTCTCAAGCAGGTCCTCCGCTAATGGAAATCTATACTTATAAAGCAGGTACTATTGCTCATGAAGCTGGTCATGCTTTAGGTTTACATCACTCAATGTCTATTGAAGGTGGTAATAGTATCTTAAATGGAAATAGTAATGACTCGGTTACTAACTATGGCAACGTATTTGGCTTAATGGGTATGGGAGCTCACTCTTTAGAAGAAATGAATTTAATGTATAAGGGATATTTTAATAATTGGATAACTGAAACAGATGTACCAACTGTTACTACTTCAGGAAGATATCGAATTTATACATTTAATCATGGAACAGCGGCTGGACACAATGCACCTGGCGCTATTGGACTAAAGATTAAATCAGGTGATGGTGATAAAACTTACTGGGTAGAATACCGTACAATGCAGAAAAGTGAGATTAATACAGCGCCAAATAATCAGCTTCGTACACCCCTGCTGCAGAATGGTATTTTAATTAACTTGCAAAATTATATGGATGAAAATGCGGCTCCTTGGTATAACCATAATTCTTTATTACTTGATTCTACACCAAATTCACGTAGTTCAAGTTGGGCATTAGAGGACTTTAATGATGCACCATTGCAAATAAATCAAACTTTTATTGACCCTTGGAACGGGTTTAGTATCTATCCAATAGAAACAGGCGGAACCTTAGGTACTGCAAATGCTTGGATTGATGTACAAATCACAATCAATTAA